ATCCAGTACCTAACAAAGGCCAGGCATTGTAGATGTGGTACTCTTCTTTCAAGAATAGACCCCATCCTGCACATCAATCTCCCAACTGCAAATACTTGATCTGTGTCCTTGTGCATGATGTATTTATGCACTTCTATAGCATCAGCCTGTCCTAATGGCTTTTCTAACATTAAACAGAAAGAGTTTTGCTTTTTCACTTTTGTGCAAGCCTTACTGAACATGGTAAAACCATTTCTTGCCACTTTTGCAACCAAAGAAAAGTCCGTTTTGCTGTCACTATTCATAAGTTTTTGAAGTTTATCTTTGATGACCTGGTCTAATTCCATTTGTAAATCTTGAACCTTAATAACATTGCACTGATATGCTCTGGATCCTGTTCTTTTGTCTGATGAGTTCACCATTCTTTCCATGAATTTGTAAGCTTTGCTTTCCATGTTTCCAACAGCTTGCATATCATATACTTTCTTTGCAACTCTTTTCTGAGCCTGCAGAAACCAAAATACTTCCCTGCAAACATTGCCAGTTCCATGGATAGACTTCTTTATTTCACCATTAAATGATTCAAATGCAAAGCACGACCAACACCAAAGAGGCCCCCATAATTTAACAAAAGATGCAAGATGTGTAAGGTTATGCACATTAAGGCTCATTAGGTGGTTTCCATATAATGAAGACATATTTGAGCAGAAAGCATTAAGTAATGTCTCAGCTCTTAACAGATCTGATGAAGAAATTCTTTCACTCAGTAATGTATATACTGCCTCGACCAAACAGCTGAAATGCATAAGGTAAATGTCATGTAAATGTCCCTTCAAACATGGCAAGGCGAAAAACAGTAACCAGTTTCTAAGTTCTGAAGCCTTTCAGTGAGAGTAAGTGTTTGAGAGGATCCTTGGACGCCTATGTATAAAGTAGGGAGGCTTGATCTCCTTCAACATATTGTCCATTATTCTGATCTTTTCCCCAATGTACCAAggttcagttttatttttactatCAAACCACAATTGCAGAAGTTTTTTGCACACTCCTAGTAAAGCACCATGCATATAGTCAATAGTCACATTTGTTGTCATACAGAAATACGGCAAGTACATAAGAACATTTTCACCAAAAAAGCCTTCAACTCTTTGTCCAGAAATTCGGGCAGCTTTAGCACTATTCCTAGCATCTGATTCTGATCGCATCACAGGAGTTTTAATGTAAGGATATGATCTGCAGGTACCCTTTCCACTACTTACAACAACTCCTGGCTCTTTACAATATAAACACCCATTTACACCATTATGTTGAGTCATATTCAGTACATATGAACGTGCTTGCAGATCCATTGTAGCAACAACCAACATGGCTTTTGATGTTATTGTTTGTCCTTCCACTGTGAATGTGACTCCATAGTTATATAAAATAAGGAGATCAAGGACAAGGTGTCgtaaaagcatgcacatttttggTTTCCCCACGCCTTGCCAAATTCCCCAAAGAACCATATTTGTCCTCTGAAATCGTTCTTTGGGTGACAGTTCATTGATGAGGAGATAAACTGGCCATAATGACACAGATGAGCTGCTAAACAAGGGTATGCCATCTGTAAATAAAGTTAGAGTGATGTTTGAAGACATGTGGAGAAAACCTCCAGGATGTTGGAGTTTCTGGTAACCTAATCCACTCTTTATATCAGAAATGATATCACTTTGCAGATTATGTCCATTTGAATGTTTAATCAATTCCCAAATGCCAGGACATTCAAATATATCCTTTAACTGTTCTTCAAGTTTGCTGGTCACAAAGTATTTTTTGAATTCTGGATTTGTTTTTGATCCTTGGCATTCAGGTGTTTGACAGTTATCCTCATTCCCATTAAAGCCTTTTTTGCAACCATCACAATATAAATGATATTGAAGTTGATTTGGACCGAATCCACACTCATCTTTCAACTTTGCAACAGATGTTTCGCCTATATTTTCATCAGGAATATGAAGCTGAATAAAATCCAGGATATCTGACATTGCTGTTTGTGAGAGATTGTGCCTTGTGGCTAATGCACTAGCAGCTAACAGATGTTCAGATTTTGTGACTGAACTCTTATATAGATGCTGTTGAGGTGGAATGACATACAAAGGAGGGTCATTCGTTTTTGTTGAGTTATCC
This genomic window from Ostrea edulis chromosome 4, xbOstEdul1.1, whole genome shotgun sequence contains:
- the LOC130053960 gene encoding uncharacterized protein LOC130053960, translating into MDISKFQLSGKEWQCPDENCQKKLSRKQTLITHIQCYHKNLASNLGVSKVQRTYKKYEFDSSESVPRSTYFWKKRKFSDTANNEEDMEQGHIPCNSQELDHGCVDDQGENVQEEEELIQNLPTDVDNSYSDDDMSFSSDLSVGTDIVSEDGSYSSDEHDDGRAENEDNSTKTNDPPLYVIPPQQHLYKSSVTKSEHLLAASALATRHNLSQTAMSDILDFIQLHIPDENIGETSVAKLKDECGFGPNQLQYHLYCDGCKKGFNGNEDNCQTPECQGSKTNPEFKKYFVTSKLEEQLKDIFECPGIWELIKHSNGHNLQSDIISDIKSGLGYQKLQHPGGFLHMSSNITLTLFTDGIPLFSSSSVSLWPVYLLINELSPKERFQRTNMVLWGIWQGVGKPKMCMLLRHLVLDLLILYNYGVTFTVEGQTITSKAMLVVATMDLQARSYVLNMTQHNGVNGCLYCKEPGVVVSSGKGTCRSYPYIKTPVMRSESDARNSAKAARISGQRVEGFFGENVLMYLPYFCMTTNVTIDYMHGALLGVCKKLLQLWFDSKNKTEPWYIGEKIRIMDNMLKEIKPPYFIHRRPRILSNTYSH